A window from Centropristis striata isolate RG_2023a ecotype Rhode Island chromosome 4, C.striata_1.0, whole genome shotgun sequence encodes these proteins:
- the LOC131969864 gene encoding papilin-like codes for MLKDWCSLRCVEEECMVMQSGRDSGLGFCLCFLVSPGLTQVPEPAECLVSGVYNLIRLPGNEDAKSCYQHCFDEPKCHMAVVSKPLSGAHQCLLVNCLNQGSYRVVRDPSAEITVYPKSTIDDEQRAFLMKGAYGWADEKLRCSGLMKDSSCDSKSPRFFYNKNTRGCEQVTSGCGSNRNTFDTRGACETFCNERRVCYLPVEYGENPSAGHSGGPHIRAEPDAETIRGKPDANAPYNFFFHNMSSFRCEGFHFRGSASNGNIFSTVEECESHCGDVKARCFDFMEDRSCKPRFFYNSTSYRCEQLSSGGCGSNKNAFDTRDGCEALCNEKYRCYRPVEHGQRPSMYANPYSIKSEEPDKDSSPNFFFYNISSLKCEGFHFRGRGSNGNIFRTVEECERLCGDVKDPVPAQNTATTTSPTPGNSDTTAVVPTERADISVTPSVPAQNTATTTSPTPVDSDTTAVVPTERAVTTTRQSAVGSDNPVTPPHLVLAQNPDPVPAQNTGVSAPESVVTAAIVFKFFLAILFVVILGGMAVYFRTSWCPPNRYTLING; via the exons ATGTTGAAGGACTGGTGCAGTTTGCGTTGTGTTGAAGAGGAATGCATGGTGATGCAGAGTGGGCGGGACTCAG ggttagggttctgtctgtgtttcctGGTCTCTCCCGGTCTGACTCAGGTCCCCGAACCCGCGGAGTGCCTCGTCTCCGGGGTCTACAATCTGATCCGGCTGCCGGGGAATGAAGACGCCAAGAGCTGCTATCAACATTGCTTTGATGAGCCCAAATGCCACATGGCTGTGGTGAGCAAACCGCTCAGCGGCgcacatcagtgtctgctggtcaACTGTCTGAACCAGGGAAGTTACAGGGTAGTCCGAGACCCCAGCGCAGAAATCACTGTTTACCCCAAGAGCACCATTGATGATG AACAAAGAGCCTTTCTCATGAAAGGTGCATATGGCTGGGCTGATGAGAAAC TACGATGTTCTGGTCTCATGAAGGACAGCAGCTGTGACTCCAAGAGTCCCAGATTCTTCTACAACAAGAACACTCGGGGCTGTGAACAGGTGACCAGTGGCTGCGGGTCCAACAGGAACACATTTGATACCCGAGGGGCCTGTGAGACCTTCTGCAATGAAAGGC GTGTTTGTTATCTACCAGTGGAGTATGGTGAAAACCCATCTGCTGGCCatagtggtggtcctcacatcAGAGCCGAGCCTGATGCGGAGACCATCAGAGGCAAGCCTGATGCAAACGCCCCTTacaacttcttcttccacaataTGTCAAGTTTCAGATGTGAGGGATTTCACTTCAGAGGCAGTGCGTCTAACGGGAACATCTTCAGCACTGTGGAGGAGTGTGAAAGTCACTGTGGTGATGTTAAAG CGCGATGTTTTGACTTCATGGAAGACAGAAGCTGTAAGCCCAGATTCTTCTACAACAGTACCAGTTACAGGTGTGAACAGCTGTCCAGTGGTGGTTGTGGGTCAAACAAGAATGCATTCGATACCCGTGATGGCTGTGAGGCACTCTGCAATGAGAAGT ACCGTTGTTATCGACCTGTGGAGCATGGCCAAAGGCCATCTATGTACGCCAACCCTTACTCTATTAAGTCAGAAGAGCCCGATAAAGACAGCTCTCCCAACTTCTTCTTTTACAACATCTCGAGTTTGAAGTGTGAAGGATTTCACTTCAGAGGCAGGGGGTCTAATGGGAACATCTtcaggactgtggaggagtgtgaAAGACTCTGTGGTGATGTTAAAG ACCCTGTTCCTGCCCAGAACACAG CTACAACAACCAGTCCAACTCCTGGGAATTCAG ATACTACAGCAGTTGTTCCTACAGAGAGGGCAG aTATTTCAGTCACTCCCTCTGTTCCTGCCCAGAACACAG CTACAACAACCAGTCCAACTCCTGTGGATTCAG ATACTACAGCAGTTGTTCCTACAGAGAGGGCAG TTACTACAACCAGGCAATCTGCTGTGGGTTCAG ATAATCCAGTCACTCCCCCACACCTTGTTCTTGCCCAGAACCCAG ACCCTGTTCCTGCCCAGAACACAG GTGTTTCAGCTCCTGAATCCGTAGTCACTGCAG CCATAGTCTTCAAATTTTTTCTGGCtattctttttgtggtcatctTGGGCGGTATGGCCGTGTACTTCAGAACTTCCTGGTGTCCACCCAACAG GTACACGCTAATTAATGGATAA